The Anabaena sp. PCC 7108 region TATTTACCCTTTGAACATAGTGAAAACTTATCTCATCAGCGTCAATGTGTGAAGTTATTTCAGCAACTTAGTCGTGATTCCGAAAGTCTGAGTGCGATTGAGTATGCTTTTGAACATATGAAGGTAATTTCACGTTTTGGGCGCTTTCCTCATCGTAACCAAATTTTAGGACGTATTTCTACCCCAGAAGAACAAGAGTTTTTACAGCAAGAAGGTGGTTCATTTTAGGGTGCAATTGGGATACGAAATTTCTTTAATTAGAGTTTTCGGACATGATATCAAGAGTAGGACTTACGCAAGTGTCACTCTAAAAATCTGTTGTAGGGTGCGTCACAATACTACTCGGTTAAGCCTTTTTTGGGCATTACAAATAACGATATTTCAAGGGTTTCAGCCTTATTTATTTCGTTAACCGAGCAGTATTGGGGTGCGTCAGACTGCATAAATCCTGCAAATAAACAGATTGTTGATATCTGACGCACCCTACCAATGTGCCAGTTGCGTAAGTCCTGAAGAGTTAAATGGGAACGATTTTTCCTTTGAGTAGGAATTATAGCAGGTGACTCTTAACAGGTGACAGGTGACAGTGCTAAAAGTCTCTTGGTGTCTAAGTTGTAGCATTAGTAGATGTCCTAACCGCCTTGTCCGTTGCTATAAATGCAAGGTTTTTCAGTTACCACTTCATAAAAGCTGGCACTTTTTAACTTCTAACAGGCTAAAACTCTTTACCTGTAAAGTTTTCAGATTTATATGGCTAACGCCACGCTATCAGCAACTTCTACTTAGAGGTCATCACTGATTTTCAAAAATTCATCAAAAATTCATCAAAAATTTAATAAACTTTTGCAACAACTTTTTATTTGAGGGGGCAAAAGTCACTGAAGACCAGTCTTTCTACTGACTTATCGCCAGAAAAAAGATTTAAGTAAATATATTTAATTATATTTTTTCTATGAAGATTGCTGTCAATAGTTGACTATACTGTTAAGTATATGAGAAAGTTTTTAAGTAAAAATACTGGAAACAAAAAATTACCAGATTGTCAACGTAAGTTCAACTATTGATTTAAAGTGATCAAGTTAAATGACAAACTTAAGCGTGCTTAAAAAAATTTCGGTACTGGCGGCAACCTCTGTAATAGCAGTAATCGCTACCAATGCACAAGCCTCAGCTACCAACTTTTACCTAGGAAACACAATTCCCGAAGCTCAAATAAATTCAAGTTTTAGCTACACTGAAGATGGTATTTCACTAGTAGCAACAGGAACTCAAAGCAGTGGTGCATCTAGAAGTGTGTACCAAAGTCAATTCGGGTTAGGAGTAACCACATATAACAGCGTATTCGGTAGTTTAATAACTGGGGAGAATCAAATTGATGGGGGTATTGCCCTTGGGGAAACTCTCAACTTGACTTTTACCAAAACAGTTAAACTGATTTCTGCTACCTTTAGTCGTGTTGGCTATAACGACGACTTTAAACTGTTAGTTGATGGAAATCAATTTATTGCTGCTGATATTCCTGGTGGTAGTTTATTTGATGTGGACGTTAGTAAGTTCACTTTTACCCCTTCTCCAACAGGCAATATGTTTGGATTTACTGTTAACGACGGCAATGATGACTATTTAGTACAATCTGTTGAAGTTGAACTTGCATCTGTTCCTGAATCCACTTCTGTACTAGGTCTTTTAGCTTTTGGTGCTATGAGTGCAGGTTCAATGATCAAGCGCAAACAGCAACAAAAAGTAATCGTAAAAGCATAGTATAGCTTGAATGTAGCGATCGCAAAAATACCCAAATATAAAACCTAAGACACCTAATGAAAATACAGAAACAATTGTGGAAGATGTCTGATGGTATCAAAGCTTATTTTTTACATATTAATCAACCTTAGACATCTCCAGAAATTAAATATTCATTCTTGACAATCTGTGGTCTAAAGACACGCAGATTGTTAATATTTATTTGGATATATGGATAGGCTGACTTACAAATAATAATTCCTCTAATTCACTTTCAGTAAACCTGTAGCCCAGAGTTATAGCAAAATTGACAATTTTTTTGGTATCCCAATGACAACTACTAAAAAATCCTTGCCGACAGCAATTATTATAGTATTGCCTATAAATTTCTGGTTCTGAACTCAACATCTCAAAAAAGCTTTCAACTTGTTCTAAGGACATATTTTCAGATATTTACAATTTTATTAATAAGTAGAGTAACGTAAATAATTAAAGGTTTGTAGTCAGGTCTAAAGACCTGAAATTCGGGCTAAATCCCTAACTACGAGACAATTTCAGACTTTGTTACCTTACAAAAAAAGGGAACAGGGAACAGGGAACAGGGAACAGGGAACAGGGAACAGGGAACAGGGAACAGGGAACAGGGAACAGGGAACAAATAAAAAACTAAAGTTTAAGAGTTTAAATCTCAGTCAAAAAAAAGGATGTTTTTACAAGGAGAGTGACACGAAAAAAACAGTGTCATTATTTCAATCTCATGTTTTTAAACATGAGTTTTTTCTGTTAAGAGTTGCTTCCTGTTCCCTCTGAATTAGTCAAAAATTGGTTGGTAGTAATTTTTGGTAAATTTAATTCGTCAAAAATTCTAACAAACCCGATGGCTGAAAGCAACCGGGTTGATAAATTTGATTTTTTGATTTATTTAACTAGTAAAAACCTCAACTGGTAAGCGACTAAAACAAAGACGTTCATTTTGAACATCAACAAAAATTGTATCGCCGTCGTGGAATTCACCGCGTAAGATAGCTTTGGCAATTTGCGTTTCTAACTCTCGCTGAATTGCCCGTTTCAGAGGTCTAGCTCCGAAAACCGGATCATACCCTACTTCTGCTAAAAAGTCAAGTGCTGCACCTGAGAGTCGCAGGGACATTTTTCTGTCGATTAATCTTTCTCTGAGTCTTTCTACTTGCAATTGGACAATTTGCCGTAATTCCAATTTTTGCAAACTGTGGAAGATAATAAATTCATCAACTCGGTTTAAGAACTCAGGACGGAAGCTACTTCGCATTGCTTCCATGACTCGATGACGCATTTCATCATAACGGGAATCATCACCAGACACATCGAGAATATACTGAGAACCGATGTTACTCGTCATGATAATGATACAATTCTTAAAGTCTACTGTCCGCCCTTGGGCATCGGTGACGCGACCATCATCCAGAATTTGCAGAAAGACATTAAATACATCGGGGTGGGCTTTCTCGATTTCATCGAAAAGAATAACAGCGTAAGGACGACGGCGAATAGCTTCTGTTAATTGTCCCCCTTCTTCATAACCCACATATCCGGGAGGCGCACCAATCAGCCGGGAAACGGTGTGTTTCTCCATATATTCTGACATATCAATCCGCACCAAAGCCTCTTCCGTGTCGAACATATATGCAGCCAGGGCTTTGGCTAATTCAGTTTTACCGACACCGGTAGGACCAAGGAAAATAAAACTAGCAATGGGACGATTAGGATCAGAAAGTCCAGCGCGAGAACGTTGAATTGCATCTGCTACGGCTGTTACTGCTTCAGATTGGCCAATGACACGGTGGTGGAGTTCATCTTCTAATTGCAACAGTTTTTCTTTTTCCGATTCTACTAATTTGCTGATGGGAATTCCTGTCCACTTAGAAATAATTTCGGCAATATCAGATTCGGTAACTTCTTCTCGCAGCAAAGATTTACCAGTTCCTTGGGTGTTGGCTAGTTCGGTTTCTGCATCTTCTAATTTGCGATGCAAATCGGTTAAATCGCCATATTCCAACTTAGCAGCGCGGTTAAGGTCATACTCTCTTTTTGCTTGCTGAATTTCGAGATTAACTTTTTCAATCTCTTTTTTCACAGATTGAATTTTGTCAATAATGCTTTTTTCCGATTGCCATTGTGTACTCAAAGTTCTTTGTTCTTCTTTGAAGTCAGCAATTTCTTTTTCTAGTCTTTCTAGGCGTTCTCTGGAAGCGGCATCACTTTCTTTTTGCAAGGAAAGTTTTTCCATTTCCAGTTGTAAAATCTTGCGGTCGATTTCGTCAAGTTCTTCGGGTTTGGAGGTAATCTCCATTTTCAGCCTAGCTGCGGCTTCGTCTACTAAATCGATGGCTTTATCTGGTAAAAAGCGATCGCTAATATAACGACTCGATAATGTGGCAGCTGCAACCAACGCACTATCAGAAATCTTTACCCCGTGGTGGTTTTCATAGCGTTCTCTCAAACCCCGCAGAATCGAAACCGTATCTTCTACACTTGGTTGATCTACATAAACTTGTTGGAAGCGTCTTTCTAAAGCCGCATCTTTTTCAATATGTTTACGATATTCATCCAAAGTTGTCGCCCCAATACAACGCAATTCTCCCCGCGCTAACATTGGTTTTAACAAGTTCCCCGCATCCATAGCACCTTGGGTTGCACCTGCACCGACAACGGTATGAATTTCGTCGATAAATAAAACTATATTTCCACCAGAATCGGTAACTTCTTTTAATACTGCTTTCAGGCGTTCTTCAAATTCACCTCGGAATTTTGCCCCAGCAATTAAAGCCCCCATATCTAAACTAATTAATGTTCTATCTTTAAGAGATTGGGGAACATCACCAGCTACTATCCGCTGTGCTAAACCTTCGGCAATGGCTGTTTTACCAACTCCTGGTTCACCAATTAAAACTGGATTATTTTTAGTCCGACGGGAGAGAATTTGGATGGTACGGCGAATTTCATCATCACGGCCAATTACTGGATCTAATTGACCTTTGCGTGCAGCATCTGTTAAGTCACGCCCATATTTTTCTAGTGATTGATATTTCCCTTCTGGACTTTGATCTGTCACTTTTTGGCTCCCCCGAATTTGTTTAATGATATTCTTTAATTTGCTTTCATCTAAACCAAATTCTTGGAATAGACTTTTACCAAAGCGGTCATCTTTGGCGTAACTTAGCAATAAGTGTTCAACAGAAATATACTCGTCTTTAAATTCTTTACGATATGCATCAGCCCTGTCTAACAGTGTATCTAAGCTTTTCCCTAAGTAAACAGAAGCGCTGCTACCTGATACTTTAGGTTGACGCAGAATAAATTGGTCGGTGCGATCGCGCAGTTTTTGCAGATTGACACCGGCTTTAGTTAAAATCGGGGTAGTTAGTCCATCTTGTTCTAGCAGCGCTTTCATCAGGTGTTCACTTTCTAGCTGCTGTTGCTGGTATTGCTTAACAACATCAGGGGTTTGAGCGATCGCTTCCCAGGCTTTTTCTGTAAATTGGTTAGGATTAGTAGGTTGCATAGGCTTTTTTGATAAACTACTTCACCGCAGTCTCTAATATCGTCATTGTAAAAACACCAAAGCCCTTACCAGGATCGGTCTTCACATCCTGATAAAGTAGTGTTATCAACAAACTGAGGTTGATTGAGGAAAATTTTACCTCTTTGCTTCTGTCTCCCACTTATCACCTATGTTTGTTCAGAATAACCACACAGATGGCGCAGCCCCCTACTATAGAATGAAAGAAACAAAATTTTCTTAAGTACTTTACTCCCAACTCGGTACAGTTTTTTGAAAGACAGTGAATACTGAAGATGATTGACTCTTACGACTTTGAGGAAGATGACTTCGACATAGAAAACGAGGATTTATTTACAATCATGAATCCCGTTAGCAAAATGACTGAAGGCGAAAAGCTACAGCGGTTTAAGCGCTTTTTCGATAGCAGTACCCGTGCTATGTTACAAGACTGTCTTTTTCGCATTGTTGATGAAGATGGTACAGGTACTTTAGAAATACTTTGTCCCAATGAAACTGTCCGTCAACGTCTATCCAAGAAAAAGCGCAAAATCACCAATAATATCAGTGGTTGTTGGAGTCATATCCAATGGTTTTCTCTATGTATCCAGCAAGATGGAGTGTTAGATTGTCAAACCTTCAACCGTAATGGAGACCGGTTTTGAACTCTTGATGCTGTTGATTTCATGGATGAAAACCGATCCGATGTCCTTATTCCATCACTCAACAACGCCAAAATCATTTTTAAACCTCATCCAAGTTGAGAACTGGAGTTTTTCAAAAGGGAACAGGGAACAGGGAACAGGGAACAGGGAAGAGTATAAGATTTGGGAATAAAACCCAATTCTGAAAAAACTAAGGATTTCAAAGTAGACGTGGTTTATGTCTTTTTTATTAATAAATATTTTCAGGAACTGAAAAGTGCCTAAAAAACAGAAATTTCCCTATTTACTTGGTTCTAAGTGGACAGCACAGCAAAAAGTTGATGGTTGGCGACATTTTCAAGTTGTTAATCGGAAAAATCAGGGTAAATGGGTATATGCGGAAATGGTTGCTGCTTGTGACCCTCAAGTTCGCTTTTGGCTCAATGCTAAATTATTACAAGATAATTCTCAGTGGCACGCTGGCTGGCAAACATTGCTAGAAATCAGAGCTATTGATGAAAATAAATAAAAATTAATTTTTATACAAAAAATTTAGTATTGTCATGATTTAAGTTGATTAAAGGATAGATATTTTCAACTTTAATAATTATTTACAAGTAAAAGGATATAGACATAGCCAGCTATAGGCATTGCTCATCAATCTCAATCAGATTGTCTTGAGAACCTTATCCAGAATTATCAAAATATCGTCCAGCCAAAGTGAGATTGCTATGACCATCATGGGACTGACAAGACTTCTGTTGTGATTTACAAAGTGCATATTTGCTGGCTAATCAAGTAGGTAAACCATTCTTAAAACCCCACAATAGATTTTTTTATTTTGTAACTATTTTTATAAAAATAGGTTTAAAAGAATTATTTAAAAGTAAAAAATGATGTTTATAGCTTAAATATCTAAAAAATAATCTCAATAAATCTAAATAAATCTTTAATACTCTGATTTAAGCCAAATTAAAGATTATCAAACCCTTTCCTTTCTAGTTAATTTGCAGAATAATGACATTCACAGACCTCACACATTGCCGAACCAAGCTAGGTGAAGCGCCAATGTTTGAGCCACGAGTTTGAAAAGAAACTATCAGAGGCAAACAAAAGTGAAACTAGCAGTTTACGGAAAAGGTGGAATCGGCAAATCTACAACTAGCTGCAACATCTCAGTGGCTTTAGCTAAACGCGGTAAAAAAGTGCTGCAAATTGGCTGTGATCCAAAACATGACAGCACCTTCACATTAACCGGGTTTTTGATTCCCACCATTATCGACACCCTGCAAGAAAAGGACTATCACTACGAAGATGTCTGGCCTGAAGATGTAATTTACAAAGGCTATGGTGGGGTTGATTGCGTAGAGGCAGGTGGACCACCTGCTGGAGCAGGTTGTGGAGGATATGTAGTTGGCGAAACTGTCAAACTACTCAAAGAATTAAATGCTTTTGATGAGTATGATGTAATTTTATTTGACGTTCTCGGTGACGTTGTCTGTGGCGGTTTTGCAGCACCTCTGAACTATGCAGACTACTGCCTGATTGTGACTGATAATGGCTTTGATGCTTTATTTGCTGCCAACCGAATTGCCGCTTCAGTCCGCGAGAAAGCACGGACTCACCCACTACGTTTAGCTGGATTAATTGGTAATCGAACTGTCAAGCGCGACTTGATTGAAAAATATATCGAAGCAGTACCAATGCCAGTTTTGGAAGTATTACCTCTAATTGAAGATATCCGTGTTTCCCGCGTTAAAGGTAAAACCTTGTTTGAAATGGCAGAGTCAGATCCTTCACTGAACTACGTTTGCGACTATTACCTGAGCATAGCCGACCAAATCTTGGCACGACCTGAAGGCGTGGTTCCTAATGATGCTCCAGACAGAGAACTTTTCTCTTTGTTGTCAGATTTTTATTTAAATCCGAGTAAACCACAAGCCACTAATGCAGAAGAGGAATTAGACTTGATGATTGTATAAAACATTTTACCTCTCAGGATGGAGGAGTATATGGCTTTCTTTGATAATTTTACGGATACGCTCAAACAAAAGTGGTTACAATTCTTTCAAGTTAATCGAGACTGGATTACCCTGCAAATGACAGTGGAATCGGTTTACACCCCCGATGGAGGAAAGCGACCATCTTCTTATCTGATCCTGGGAGTAGTAAATGCTCTCGAACCCAAACTAGCCCAGTTAATGCTTCCTTTTGCTAGGCTAAATCCAGACGCTGACACTCTGATTGAAGTGCTGGATTTGAATTTTGACCCAGATATCCTGCTTGGTAATCGCTTCAGCCCCGCAATAGAACCACCGAGTTACTCAAATGGGTCAGCGGTAGTTGCTGAAGAGACAGATGAAGATGAACCATTGGTAAATAATGATCTCAATGGTTTTGAAGAGGTGGATGTTACTCACGGGTTCACTATCATAGATGATACTGAAACAGCTTGGGTAGAAGGTGAGTCACTAGAAAATGAAGATGGCTTAGAGGAAATTCCTTTATCTATCAATAAGTTCTCGGCTGAGTCCGAAGAAACATCCAGTTTAGAAGTAGGGGATGAGTTCGGTGATATTTCCTTCGATCCCATGATTTCCATCGAAGACAACGATGATCTAAATTCACCTGATGAGAGTGCTTTTAGAGACGTGTTATCCGATGTTTGGGGTGATGAAACGTCCCTAGGAAATAACGATCTGCTGGGAGAAGAACTACCATCTGAGGTTTTTGATGACTCAGAAATGGCTCGTCTCTTCCCAAATTCTTAAATCAGTAAACAGGTAACAGGCAACAGTTATCAGCACACAGGTCAGTAACTGATAACTGTTTACTGCCTTGTCAGCCTCAAAAATTCAGGGGAGAAAATTAATATGACTGTCGCACAACAGCCAGAAGCTTTAAATTTTGAATGTGAAACCGGAAATTATCACACTTTTTGCCCGATTAGCTGCGTTGCTTGGTTATATCAAAAAATTGAAGATAGCTTCTTTTTGGTAATTGGCACAAAAACCTGCGGTTACTTCTTGCAAAATGCTATGGGAGTGATGATTTTTGCTGAACCCCGCTATGCGATGGCAGAGTTGGAAGAAGGGGATATTTCCGCACAGTTGAATGATTATGAAGAATTAAAACGGTTGTGTGAGCAAATCAAGCGCGATCGCAATCCTAGTGTAATTGTCTGGATTGGTACTTGCACCACCGAAATTATTAAAACCGATTTGGAAGGTTTAGCACCTAAGTTAGAAGCTGATTTGGGTATTCCTATTGTTGTCGCTCGTGCCAACGGCCTCGACTACGCATTCACCCAAGGAGAAGACACTGTATTAGCCGCTATGGCTCATCGTTGTCCTGAAAAGTCTCCTGTATCAGAAACTGAAAAAGGCGAGCGTAACGCCATTCAGAAGCTGATGAATTTTGGGAAGAAAAAAGAAGACATCGCCCAAGATGAATCTGAGTATGTAGATCATCCACCTTTGGTGCTGTTTGGTTCTTTACCTGACCCTGTAGTGACACAGTTAACCTTGGAATTGAAAAAGCAAGGTATCAAGGTTTCTGGTTGGCTACCCGCAAAACGCTTTACAGAATTACCTGTGATTGAAGAAGGGTATTATGTCGCGGGTGTGAATCCTTTCCTCAGCCGCACTGCTACAACTTTAATGCGTCGCCGTAAGTGTAAACTCATAGGCGCACCATTCCCCATTGGTCCCGACGGTACTCGCGCTTGGATTGAAAAAATCTGTTCTGTGTTTGGAATTACACCCCAAGGTTTAGATGAACGGGAAGCACAAATTTGGGCTGGTGTGGAAGATTATGTGAAATTAATTCGCGGTAAATCGGTGTTTTTGATGGGTGATAACCTGTTGGAAATTTCTATGGCGCGGTTTTTGATTCGCTGTGGAATGACTGTTCAGGAAATCGGGATTCCTTACATGGATAAACGCTATCAAGCTGCTGAGTTGGCTTTGTTAGAAAAAACTTGTCAGGAAATGAATTCACCTTTACCAACGATTGTTGAAAAGCCTGATAATTACAATCAACTGCAACGGATTTATGAGTTGAAACCTGATTTGGTAATTACTGGTATGGCTCATGCTAATCCTTTGGAAGCACGAGGTATTAATACTAAGTGGTCTGTGGAGTTTACCTTTGCTCAAATTCACGGTTTTGGTAATGCGCGTGATGTTTTGGAGTTGGTAACTCGTCCTTTAAGAAGAAATAATAATTTGAAGGATTTGGGTTGGGATAAGTTGGTTAGGGAAGAAGCGAAGATTTAGATTTTCTTGGTAATTTTAAGGGCGGACTTTCGGGTTCGTCCTTTTTTTTTGCACGCAGAGGCTCAGAGAGAGGAGGAATGTTATAATTGGTAAATTATGCTTTTGATTGAGTGGACATAGCTATATGAACCATCAACTATATGAACAAGATTTTAATCTTTGGCGAGAAACTATCATTACACAAATCAAAGAAAAGCATTTTAATGATGTTGATTGGGAACATTTATTATTAGAATTAGAAGATATGGGGAAATCGGAAAAACGGTCTTTCTTGAGTAACTTAACAATTTTAATTGCTCACTTACTCAAGTTAACTGTTCAAGCTGATGCACCCGAAATGATGAAAGGAAGTTGGTACAGTTCTATTACTGAACATCGCTTTAGAATTAAAAAAGATTTACAAGAAAATCCTTCTTTTAAGAATTACCTTCATGAGGTAATTTTTATAGCTTATGCTGATGCTAGAAAACTGGCAATTAAAGAAAGTAAAAATGCTAAGTTGGGAGTGAGAAAACCAGATGAAGCAGAATATCCTCTTGATTTTCCTTTTACTTTAGAGCAGTTATTAGATGATGATTTTTATGGAGATATGTTATAATCTTAATGGTTACAATTTTTGATAAATAAGCCAGTTCAATATTCATGAAACGTCTTTACTACGGTGATAACTTACAAGTTCTTAGAAAGAATATTCCTGATGAATATATTGATTTAATTTATCTTGATCCGCCTTTTAACTCTAAAGCTAATTATAATATTCTCTTTAAAAATACTACTGGTGAAAATTCAGAGGCTCAAATTACAGCTTTTGAAGATACTTGGACTTGGGGAATTGAATCAGAAAGATTTTTAGATGAGATTAAAGATAAAAAAGGTGAATTATATCAATTATTAGATTTATTAGTGAGGACTTTAGGTAAGAATTCATTATCAGCTTATT contains the following coding sequences:
- a CDS encoding Nif11-like leader peptide family natural product precursor; the protein is MSLEQVESFFEMLSSEPEIYRQYYNNCCRQGFFSSCHWDTKKIVNFAITLGYRFTESELEELLFVSQPIHISK
- the clpB gene encoding ATP-dependent chaperone ClpB produces the protein MQPTNPNQFTEKAWEAIAQTPDVVKQYQQQQLESEHLMKALLEQDGLTTPILTKAGVNLQKLRDRTDQFILRQPKVSGSSASVYLGKSLDTLLDRADAYRKEFKDEYISVEHLLLSYAKDDRFGKSLFQEFGLDESKLKNIIKQIRGSQKVTDQSPEGKYQSLEKYGRDLTDAARKGQLDPVIGRDDEIRRTIQILSRRTKNNPVLIGEPGVGKTAIAEGLAQRIVAGDVPQSLKDRTLISLDMGALIAGAKFRGEFEERLKAVLKEVTDSGGNIVLFIDEIHTVVGAGATQGAMDAGNLLKPMLARGELRCIGATTLDEYRKHIEKDAALERRFQQVYVDQPSVEDTVSILRGLRERYENHHGVKISDSALVAAATLSSRYISDRFLPDKAIDLVDEAAARLKMEITSKPEELDEIDRKILQLEMEKLSLQKESDAASRERLERLEKEIADFKEEQRTLSTQWQSEKSIIDKIQSVKKEIEKVNLEIQQAKREYDLNRAAKLEYGDLTDLHRKLEDAETELANTQGTGKSLLREEVTESDIAEIISKWTGIPISKLVESEKEKLLQLEDELHHRVIGQSEAVTAVADAIQRSRAGLSDPNRPIASFIFLGPTGVGKTELAKALAAYMFDTEEALVRIDMSEYMEKHTVSRLIGAPPGYVGYEEGGQLTEAIRRRPYAVILFDEIEKAHPDVFNVFLQILDDGRVTDAQGRTVDFKNCIIIMTSNIGSQYILDVSGDDSRYDEMRHRVMEAMRSSFRPEFLNRVDEFIIFHSLQKLELRQIVQLQVERLRERLIDRKMSLRLSGAALDFLAEVGYDPVFGARPLKRAIQRELETQIAKAILRGEFHDGDTIFVDVQNERLCFSRLPVEVFTS
- a CDS encoding TIGR02450 family Trp-rich protein, which encodes MPKKQKFPYLLGSKWTAQQKVDGWRHFQVVNRKNQGKWVYAEMVAACDPQVRFWLNAKLLQDNSQWHAGWQTLLEIRAIDENK
- the bchL gene encoding ferredoxin:protochlorophyllide reductase (ATP-dependent) iron-sulfur ATP-binding protein, producing the protein MKLAVYGKGGIGKSTTSCNISVALAKRGKKVLQIGCDPKHDSTFTLTGFLIPTIIDTLQEKDYHYEDVWPEDVIYKGYGGVDCVEAGGPPAGAGCGGYVVGETVKLLKELNAFDEYDVILFDVLGDVVCGGFAAPLNYADYCLIVTDNGFDALFAANRIAASVREKARTHPLRLAGLIGNRTVKRDLIEKYIEAVPMPVLEVLPLIEDIRVSRVKGKTLFEMAESDPSLNYVCDYYLSIADQILARPEGVVPNDAPDRELFSLLSDFYLNPSKPQATNAEEELDLMIV
- a CDS encoding DUF5331 domain-containing protein, producing MAFFDNFTDTLKQKWLQFFQVNRDWITLQMTVESVYTPDGGKRPSSYLILGVVNALEPKLAQLMLPFARLNPDADTLIEVLDLNFDPDILLGNRFSPAIEPPSYSNGSAVVAEETDEDEPLVNNDLNGFEEVDVTHGFTIIDDTETAWVEGESLENEDGLEEIPLSINKFSAESEETSSLEVGDEFGDISFDPMISIEDNDDLNSPDESAFRDVLSDVWGDETSLGNNDLLGEELPSEVFDDSEMARLFPNS
- a CDS encoding ferredoxin:protochlorophyllide reductase (ATP-dependent) subunit N, which gives rise to MTVAQQPEALNFECETGNYHTFCPISCVAWLYQKIEDSFFLVIGTKTCGYFLQNAMGVMIFAEPRYAMAELEEGDISAQLNDYEELKRLCEQIKRDRNPSVIVWIGTCTTEIIKTDLEGLAPKLEADLGIPIVVARANGLDYAFTQGEDTVLAAMAHRCPEKSPVSETEKGERNAIQKLMNFGKKKEDIAQDESEYVDHPPLVLFGSLPDPVVTQLTLELKKQGIKVSGWLPAKRFTELPVIEEGYYVAGVNPFLSRTATTLMRRRKCKLIGAPFPIGPDGTRAWIEKICSVFGITPQGLDEREAQIWAGVEDYVKLIRGKSVFLMGDNLLEISMARFLIRCGMTVQEIGIPYMDKRYQAAELALLEKTCQEMNSPLPTIVEKPDNYNQLQRIYELKPDLVITGMAHANPLEARGINTKWSVEFTFAQIHGFGNARDVLELVTRPLRRNNNLKDLGWDKLVREEAKI
- a CDS encoding DUF29 domain-containing protein, yielding MNHQLYEQDFNLWRETIITQIKEKHFNDVDWEHLLLELEDMGKSEKRSFLSNLTILIAHLLKLTVQADAPEMMKGSWYSSITEHRFRIKKDLQENPSFKNYLHEVIFIAYADARKLAIKESKNAKLGVRKPDEAEYPLDFPFTLEQLLDDDFYGDML